A single window of Candidatus Flexicrinis affinis DNA harbors:
- a CDS encoding SpoIIE family protein phosphatase, whose amino-acid sequence MSETLNLSPDHLAVIYRVSGMMNSSLDFDTALENIMGAVMTVVNAERGFMLRVDEATGEPSVLVARGPTSDTEGYSTTIVNQVIKTRQPMLTNNAQFDDRYQPGQSIIIRGLRAILCAPLMIKDRLIGVIYVDTSMRAGNFTPGDRDLLGAVAAHAAIALENARLYSLAVEQGRLMRELQMAREIQESLLPQHMPQMPGYEIAAHWESAREVAGDFYDVFALGDDHFAVVIADVSDKGAPAALFMAVARTMIRTMAHAGLTALDTLSRTNDLILEDAESGMFVTVYFSMYRTGGAVEHVNAGHNPSILYRHNEKRAFLLPQGGRAIGWFPDNPLRRDEIRMQPGDICVYYTDGVSEASNKSDHMYGEERLIAALQRSAHLPADQILTAILKDVDTFCEDVDPFDDQTLVVVRFTG is encoded by the coding sequence ATGTCCGAGACGCTGAACCTGTCTCCAGATCATCTCGCCGTGATTTACCGGGTGTCCGGGATGATGAATTCCAGTCTCGACTTCGACACCGCTCTCGAAAACATCATGGGCGCGGTGATGACTGTCGTCAACGCGGAGCGTGGCTTCATGCTTCGCGTCGACGAAGCCACCGGCGAACCCAGTGTGCTGGTGGCGCGCGGCCCGACGAGTGATACCGAAGGCTACAGCACGACCATCGTCAATCAAGTCATCAAGACGCGCCAGCCGATGCTGACCAACAACGCGCAGTTTGACGACCGCTATCAGCCGGGCCAGAGCATTATCATCCGCGGCCTGCGCGCCATCTTGTGCGCTCCGCTGATGATTAAAGACCGGTTGATTGGCGTGATCTATGTCGACACCTCGATGCGCGCCGGAAACTTCACTCCCGGCGACCGCGATCTGCTGGGCGCCGTTGCGGCGCATGCGGCCATCGCGCTTGAGAATGCCCGGCTGTATTCGCTCGCTGTCGAACAGGGCCGCCTGATGCGCGAATTGCAGATGGCGCGCGAGATCCAGGAGTCGTTGCTGCCGCAGCACATGCCGCAGATGCCGGGTTACGAGATTGCTGCGCACTGGGAGTCGGCGCGCGAGGTGGCCGGGGACTTCTATGATGTGTTCGCGCTCGGCGACGACCATTTCGCGGTTGTGATCGCCGACGTATCGGACAAAGGCGCGCCGGCCGCGCTGTTTATGGCGGTCGCGCGGACGATGATCCGCACGATGGCGCACGCCGGGTTGACCGCGCTCGACACCCTTTCACGCACCAACGACCTCATCCTCGAGGACGCCGAGAGCGGCATGTTCGTGACGGTCTACTTCAGCATGTATCGCACCGGCGGCGCGGTCGAGCACGTCAATGCCGGCCACAATCCCTCGATCCTCTACCGCCACAACGAGAAGCGTGCATTTCTGCTTCCGCAGGGCGGGCGCGCGATCGGGTGGTTTCCGGACAATCCGCTGCGGCGTGACGAAATCCGCATGCAGCCCGGCGACATCTGCGTGTACTACACCGACGGCGTCTCCGAGGCGTCCAACAAATCGGATCACATGTACGGCGAGGAACGGCTGATCGCCGCACTCCAGCGCAGCGCACACCTGCCGGCTGATCAGATCCTCACGGCGATTCTGAAGGATGTCGATACGTTCTGCGAGGACGTCGACCCGTTTGACGATCAGACGCTGGTTGTCGTACGCTTCACCGGCTGA
- a CDS encoding AI-2E family transporter, whose protein sequence is MVSSSNNQNLQAFRWVLIAAGVAITFATLWAIRSILLLTLASVVLVVLVTMPVRFLARYNVRRGPAIALSLTAMTAIVLMLGRVMLPELIEQFNTLTTEILPEGVVQLIQSINEAELLAPAPFPYHIFDHAASYNPTRWVMLVAQPLAYPDSFLYESLRPLIESVRVDADLVNEVARQIATAIGQIGVSVLPFVGDVASTVLSALIVIFLSLYFLIDPGGYAEGMIRLFPMWYRERARTIMSQMYDSVRGWLEGTFISMIFVGVASWLGLSLLQLEQAAALGVLAGLLSFVPNFGQLVAVIAAIVVGVVQAPGSVGWIIVVIYGTSFVQSQIFTPLLFGQSIRIPPVLVLLGQIVCGSLFGFLGILLAVPITAIFQILVREVYVGDVLGDRSGARGSSRGQQTEKSPAADDGSELAADTA, encoded by the coding sequence ATGGTTTCCAGTAGCAACAATCAGAACCTACAAGCCTTCCGATGGGTTCTCATCGCCGCCGGTGTAGCCATCACGTTTGCGACCCTGTGGGCGATTCGCAGCATCCTGCTGCTGACGCTGGCGTCTGTCGTGCTCGTCGTGCTGGTGACGATGCCGGTGCGTTTTCTCGCACGCTACAACGTGCGGCGCGGGCCGGCCATTGCGCTTTCGCTGACCGCGATGACCGCTATCGTGCTCATGCTTGGGCGTGTCATGCTGCCGGAGCTTATCGAGCAGTTCAACACGCTCACCACCGAAATCTTGCCGGAGGGCGTGGTTCAACTCATCCAGAGTATCAACGAAGCTGAGCTGTTGGCGCCTGCGCCTTTCCCGTATCACATCTTCGACCATGCCGCGAGCTATAACCCGACACGCTGGGTGATGTTGGTCGCGCAGCCGTTGGCGTATCCGGACAGCTTCCTATATGAGTCGCTGCGCCCGCTGATCGAAAGCGTGCGGGTTGACGCGGACTTGGTCAACGAAGTAGCGCGTCAGATTGCGACGGCGATCGGTCAGATCGGCGTGTCGGTGCTGCCGTTCGTCGGCGATGTCGCCAGCACGGTGCTCAGCGCGCTGATCGTGATCTTCTTGAGCCTGTATTTCTTGATCGATCCCGGCGGCTATGCCGAAGGCATGATCCGTTTGTTCCCGATGTGGTACCGCGAGCGGGCGCGCACCATCATGTCCCAGATGTACGACTCGGTGCGGGGCTGGTTGGAAGGGACGTTCATCTCGATGATTTTCGTCGGGGTAGCGAGCTGGCTTGGGCTGAGTTTGTTGCAGCTTGAACAGGCGGCTGCACTGGGTGTATTGGCGGGGCTGCTCTCGTTCGTCCCGAACTTCGGGCAGCTGGTCGCCGTGATCGCCGCGATCGTTGTCGGCGTAGTGCAAGCGCCGGGCAGCGTGGGGTGGATCATCGTTGTCATTTACGGTACGTCCTTTGTGCAAAGCCAAATCTTTACGCCGCTGCTGTTCGGACAAAGTATCCGCATTCCCCCCGTACTTGTGCTGCTGGGCCAGATCGTGTGTGGTTCGCTCTTCGGCTTCTTAGGGATTTTGCTGGCCGTGCCAATCACGGCAATCTTCCAGATCCTTGTGCGCGAGGTCTATGTAGGAGATGTGCTGGGCGATCGTTCGGGGGCGCGCGGCTCGTCGCGCGGCCAGCAGACCGAGAAATCGCCCGCTGCGGACGACGGAAGCGAACTGGCGGCCGACACGGCCTGA